In the genome of Osmerus mordax isolate fOsmMor3 chromosome 10, fOsmMor3.pri, whole genome shotgun sequence, the window TGTAAGTTGTCCACCGAAGGTCACATACTCCAATTCTAATGAGCAGAATGGTTCATTCTTGTGATACAGTATCTTGATTCTGTTTACAAGGCACTTCCAACAGTGAAAAACTTTAAATTCCCCTGAAGTTATATCACCATCTAAAATCAAAAACACAAGACACAACAAAACCACAAACTAAAGATGTAATTCCTCCATCCCAGGTATTCCTGCCTCCTAACCAATCAGAACGCAGGCTGCCTTAACCTCTAATAAAAAGTTGGGACTGCAGCGGTTACCATAGCTCTGGCGTTAGCCCTAGCCTAACATTCTGATGGTGCCACCAGCTTGTTGCAGCTCACCCTAAATGTAATGTTATCCTCTGACGTAAACACAACCAATTAATAGGCCTTCAGGGACTTCTCAAAAAGGGTCCTAAACGCTGTGCTGTTGAAGCTACTGTAATGTGACACCATAGACTCTGCCCGAGACAGTTTAGGAAAGAAGAAGTTCTGgtttgaatggaaaacatggaaGAGATGCCAGGGCCTCTTGGTTTACTGGCAGAGGGAACTAGCTGTTCTCGTCTCCTGAGAGCAAGTTTGGCATGAGGCTTCGTGGCGGATCTGTTTTAACATTGTTATGATCTCTGGCCTCGCATTCTCTGGAAGGTGAAGTATGACACGTCTGACCTTTTAAAAGATGGCGTGTAAACACTgaatcttcttccctctctctctccctctacttctCTATTTTTACTCGctcctttttttaaatttctAATCCTGCGTTTTGATAATCTATCGCATTCCAGCGACTTTACCAGGCTCCTCTCACCTGGTTGTTATTACTTATGGCCCCCTtgtactcctccctctcctcctcctcctccctctccctctcctcctcctcctcctcctccctctccccctcctcctcctcctcctccacccccactctactcacctctctcctgaaACAATAAACATAACTTTTCCATGGCACCCTGGCACACCACGGTCACTAATGCTGTAGCCCTGGCCAGAATGCTTGGGTAGACTGACCTCTGAAAGTAACCGTCATTTGTAAAGGCCTTTGGCAATTTCTGggaaatgtgaatgtgtgtgggtgggtgggtgtgtgggtgggtgggtgcgtgcgtgcgtaagGGGGATGTTTCTAGAAGTTTGTGCCGGTAATGTTTGTGATTATCATTTATCCACAGCTTAATCTCTGTGAGAAATGACCCGCTTATGTCGGTGGATCACGACAATGGTGACTGAAAGTTGATTATGGTCACATTAAGAAGACTATCGTTTTCTATAAGTGGAGGAGACAAAGTGAGTGTTGCTGTATGAAAACCATCTGATATCCATACTTCCTGGGCTGCATTTCAAAGTATACATAAACTCTTCCACAGCATTCTCACCCAAAGCTCCTCCTTCTCATTTAACTCTGTACTTCCCCACTACTTTTAACACTGGCGTGAAttgttgtacacacacatacacacacacatacacacacacacccattgggTTCTGGGATAAGCACAGGACAGGTGTGTTCAGGTGAAGCTTGCATTTCACAGGCACCTGTCCCCGGTCTCCAGTGAGAGTATTTCTGCTGTTCTATTGTGTGGAGGCTCGTTTCAGGTCCACATTCTTATCATATTCCCTTTTCGTCCAACAGTGTGTGAAGTGTTCAGGGGTCATTTGGCCACAAGGATCAAAGGGACATTTTTTGGATGAAGAATCAGTATGTGTAAATAGCTTCTTAGGCTAGGTTTTTGTTCCAAGGTCCCAGGGACGTCAGGGTACAAGTTAAAGCACTCTGCAAGATGAATCGGTGAAGCACATTGTTGGCTGAAATTACGATTATTAGCAAAACTAGACATACATGAATCTTTTTAAAAGCATTTTCAACAATGAGTAATGAATATACAGCCAGTGATCAACTGTAAACATGGAACCTAAGTCAAACATAACTTCTATCAAACAAAATAATCATACCGGTATTATGGAAACATTGTGCTAAGTATGTGGAATAAACTACCATTAGACTGGGTCCAAACTTCAtgtattaaaaaaagaaaaaacttttAAAGTCTGGTTACGAGCATTGGCAGCCAAGGGAACTCTGAGTATTGATCGTTCGACCAGTTGCACGTGTTTTGACAATGAGGTACCTGTTCTCCCTCTGCTGTGGTTCTTCTAAAGGAACGATTTAGCAGTACGGTCCACAGCTCCAAAACTCATCAACCTCTAGCAAGGcagtgcactctctctctctctctctctctctctctctctctctctctctctcccccccactcaaGGGGAGAAATGGGTATAGTCTAGGCCAGGGCTGTGTGGGGGTAGGGGCAGTACCAGTCTGGTTCCCTGTCTGGCATGGTCTCAGTTTCAGGCAGCTAGAGGTTTCATCTGGCTGTGGATCATGCCTGGTGTGAGGGTTGGAGGGTGGTGTGGACATGCCAAGGTAAATGAgagcccttccttcctccgtccCTTGCTGTGGGCATTCGGATGTTGGTTACCACCTAAGCCCTCGTTGGTCTTTAACGTGCCCTGGCCAGAGTGTGGCTCTTGCCAAACAAACAGCAGGAGCTGTGGAGAGGAAGTGAAGTTTCCTCTGGTTCACAGCTGTGTGTCGGACCCAGAGTACACCCTTACCGGACTAATGGAATAAGACACAACTGTGTGGCAACCTTCTTTATGAGGTAGCTCAGTGTGGAGCTACAGGGGCGTTAGCTTGAAATGGTTGTATCTTTCAGGACGgttagcatttacatttacatttagtcatttagcagacgctcttatccagagcgacttacagtaagtacagggacattcccccgaagcaagtagggtgaagtgacttgcccaaggacacaacgtcatttggcacggctgggaatcgaactggcaaccttcagagtactagcccgactccctcaccgctcagccacctgactcccctgggtTCACTGGGTTAGCGTTCAGATTGTTGTCCGTAAAGTTGTTCGCGTTCAACTTTTATAGCGTTCACATTTTTTGTTTCACTTAGTTCTTAATTTGGGAATCATTGATAGTCTGCCAGTTATTCAATATAGGAAGGTCAAGTTCAAATCTAGCCGGCTGaaattccttaaaaaaaaaaaaaagaatacattttTAGTTGTTTGTGTAGAGGCTAAAGAGCCAGGATAAATGCGCTACACTGTGAAAACCGGACCTAGCGTGAGCACGCGCTGTGCCCTGCGCTGCCATCCTCCCTCTGCAGTATATCCTCTCCTCTTATTGGCCCTGGGCGAGGCCGTCGAGTGGCATCTGTCATCGGAGCTTGCCCTCGCTCCCCGCTAAGGTGAGTTTATTTGGTTTGATATGTGGTGCGCTGCCCATATTTTCACAGGTGCCCGTGTTGTTGAACCAAGAGCCtgattctttctttctctggcaCACACAAGGACCCAGTTGTCCAGGAACTTCCTCTGGTGAAGGGGGGCCCACATTTCAGGTCCCTCAGGAAGAGTTCCCTTCAAaatgccctctctcccactctgagTGTACCCTTTACCCTGCATTGATTATTTTCGTTTATTATTGAGTGTATAAATCTGCACTNNNNNNNNNNNNNNNNNNNNNNNNNNNNNNNNNNNNNNNNNNNNNNNNNNNNNNNNNNNNNNNNNNNNNNNNNNNNNNNNNNNNNNNNNNNNNNNNNNNNGAGGCGACATTTGGAAAGTGAGCTTCAGTGTGCCTGTGGGATGCTTTTCACCGTCCCTCCAGCTCACTGTGAGGAGGCGTGAGGTACTGAGCCGTAAAGCTCCTTCTGGAAGAAGGAcccaggaagggaggaaggcctGAGCCAGGCCTGTCAGGGTCTGCCATCAGGTAATAGCATGCGACGCGGACTGGATTTTTACCGCCTTGTATCAGCTCTGCGATGAGGTCATCAGTGTTGGCCGGCGCCGGCCTGCTGGTCAAGACTGACGGACAGAAGGGGCCTGGTAGGGCCACCGAGGACCGAGCTACGGGAAGTGGGCGGAAGGTTTCCCCAACTACAGGAGGACGCAGCACAgagtgagggtgtggaggggagcagagataaagagagcgggagagagaaagagacccagagaacagagaagatgggagggggggagtgagggcgaTGAGGGTGACAACGTGAGGGGGTGACGGTGAGGGGCAGGGTGAAATATAGGGGATCGAATCACGAACAAGAGGAGGAGTTCAGAGACGCAGGGTCTGAGAATGAGAggggtcggtgtgtgtgtactgtactgtgtgtgtgtcaggatgtgtgtgtgtgtgtgtcaggatgtgtgtgtgtgtgcaaggtggGATCAGGGGACCCAGTAGAAGCACAGGAACAGTGCAGCTCGTTGGCCAGAGTTGCAGCCGCCCCACTCTGGACCGCAGGccctgtcactctccctcctcaatAAGCAGGTCTGGCACTGCTCAATGCTAAACATGGGTTCAGGCCAGCACGCTGGCAATTACAACATGTTAGAAAAATATACGCTGTTTTTCAATGTCCTACTCCAGGTTTTTTCCCCCTTATTCGCTTGTAATTTTATTTCGTTACAGGGAAAGGTTAAAAGGGGAACAGGGGCTTCCAATACGGGGTTATGTTCCTATGGCAACACATTTTTATGACAGGCAAAATGACCAGAATTTGGTTCCGCCTATTCCaggtatttaaaaaaacaaaaaaacttttgaTTAAGTGTACCACCAGCAAAACTGGCACAGCACTGTACTGTAggagtaaaaaataaatgctGGTATATTTATTGGGAATTAACATTCCTTTAAAACCTTATAAAACCCCcatgaaagaaatgtatcaGTTCAATATCATATATCAAAACAATGTTCACTTTATCACACAAGACTAATAATCCATTCCAAAGATAATCCCTTAACATCAACAAGAAGCGACTGAAATTGCTGTAATTTTAACTTGGCACGTTTTCAGAGTCTGTGTGgatgtttaattttttttactttttctgTAGTACACATCTTGATGTAAAGGCAATCACTGCCAAACGACATTCTTGGATGACTTTGCCTTAGCGGTGTGCCAACGACTGCAACATTTGTCATCCGCTGTTTAGACTTGTCCGTGAGGGGGTGGTTTAGTTTGTCTTCGCCAGGCTCGGCCCAGAAAACATCTCTTTAAATGAAGGAAGAGATCCTGTTCATTACGTTGTAATGAAGACGAATTCTCTAATCCCTCTGTTAGATTTCAGGGTCAAGTCTTTGGGGATGTATGCGGTTTGGTTTGTTGTTAGCTACCATCATACTTAATCTATATAGCCCAACTACCAAACCATGTTAGAATCTAAAATACTATTGTTGTGTTGCCTTGGAGTCATGGCAACGTGCATACCCGGCCTTCTAACCTCCATACAAAGTTCACGATTCTCACTCTCCATTTTTCTGTCAATGAATATTAAAACAATACGAGCATACAGAAGGAGCATACCATGTATTCTGTAGAAAGCAGAAGGTGAGTCTTTGTGTGAAAAATACGCATAAAAACATCTTTAGAAGTATGTGTGGAGATACTTCAGAACATTACCAATTATTATTAATTCAAATCTTACGTGCCTGCACGTAATATTCGAAACCTTTCTTCGCCACTGGAGAAAAAAAGTCTGGGCCTCTTCTCGCCTCACAGGCCCGTATGACTGCTACGCTTCGAGGCTCCATCCCTCACATTCCCTCATTAGGGATTCTGAGACGCATTGAGGAGCTTGTCACTCTGCCATAGAATATCTCCTTCATTcatgaggagagcaggaggtggggtgggagggagggagagagggagagagggagggagagagggagggagggtgagagtgtgagagggtgagagggagggagggagggtgagagggagggagggagggtgagagggagggagggagggtgagagggagagagagagggagagagagggagagagagagagagggagggggagggagggacagaccaAGAGAGGGTGGCCCAGACAGAGAGATCGACCAGAATAAACCCTGCTCTCAGTCACAGGGAATTAGCATGGTCTTTTCATGGTGGCCATTGAACTAAGGAACAGACCAGACCGTGGAATGATACTTCTATGATAAAACGGTTGTTATTATTCATCCGTATAATCCTCAATGTTCTACACAGCTGCTCCGAGACCTGAAACTCTGACGAAAAAGCGATTCAACAAAAAATGAGTTACGCTAACCGTAAAAGTAATACGGTCCACCTTCACAAAAAGGCCCTTCTGTCTAGATTGCTGTATCGCTGCATAAGCAAGACAGGCTGGTACAGTGTCAACTGCAGTGGGATAGAATGGACCCTCAGTCAAAGCCAATTGAGGGTGCTGggttagtgggggggggggtcagtgtgtgtgtctgtgtgtgtggagaggggtggggtgagacTTACGCAGACACTCGTTGGCCTCGCGCGCGCTGGCGCGTTGCCAGGGCCGGTCGTAGTGGAAAGGCTTGCAGCGGTCGCACTCCGGGCCCTCCGTGTTGTGCTTGCAGTCACACACCAGCTTCCCCTCCTTGTCCTTCAGACAGCGGGAGGCGTGGCCATTACACTTGCAGCGCCCGCCCACCTGGAAGTCGCCCACCGCGTAGAAGTACGCCGGCAGCGCCGCCGACACCGACAGGGGGTCCTCGTCCCGGCcggcccccgcccctcctcctcccgcccccaGACCCAGCTCTCTGGGCAGCTGCGGGCGGCTGAACACCACCCGGATGTCTGTGACTGTCACCCAGTCCTGCAGGACGGGGCTGTTGTCAAAGTCCTTCCCGGAGGGTCGTCCGTCCAGGGTGCTGAAGGCGATGAGCCCCccggagagggggtagaggtcGGTGTGGCCGTCGGTGCACAGGGCCTCCTGCTCGTTCTGCTTGGTGATGGCCGCCTTGTTGGGCCGGCTGTACATGCGCCGGCACTGGGAGGAGTAGAACTGGTACGGCGTCCAGCTCTTGCCGTAGTCCATGCTCTTGTAGATGGCGAGCGACTCGGGCCGCGGCGAGCAGAACTGCAGGCTGACGTAGGTGATCTCGAACTTTTTGCCCAgcgagagggtgagggtgacgTTGTGCGGCGAGGCGTGCAGGTTCTCCGACTGCCAGCAGGTGAGGTTGTGGGCGGAGTTGAGGTCGGTCAGGTAGGACGGCGGGTGGTGGCGGCGGGGGTCGGCCGCGTCGCAGACGTGGCAGGTGCGGACGGATGGCCGCTCGTCGCTGCGCTCCACCACGCTGCAGGAGCGCGAGGGCGGGCGCCCGCACACGCTGGACACGCCCACCTCCTTGGCGAAGGCGGCGTTGATGAACTCGGGGATGCAGCGGCGGGCTGTGCCCGTGTCGTCGTAGCAGGGGTCCGGGGGGGTCTGCTGCCCCACGAAGGGATTGGCCCCACCGAGCGGGGAGGCGGAGCTTGTCAGGAGGCACAGCCCCAGCAGCCACCTCCAGGCTTCCCTCATCCTgacgtgtgtgctgtgtgtgtgtgttgtgtgtgtgtgtgtgtgtgcccacaaaTGGAAGTACAGTGCCCAAGCACAAAGAGCTTTCCTTCAGAATGGCCTCtcctgtgtgggtgagagagaaagggataggggagagaaagaaagaaatgcaaATATTAATATCACAGTGCAACAGACATGGCAATAAAACGAGCAATGTCATTATCTGATCTAGCAAACCATTATAATTTCATATCctgaaatatttattttcccTTCAGGACCATAGAAGGATTGTTTATAATGAAGCGTTTTCATGAACTACAACATGCAATGGAGTGTAGCAGGCTGGAGAGGCactgcaagagagagaaaccatATATAGAGGGACATCAGCATGTCCAAACGACTGCATCCTGAATGAAAACATCGCCTTCTTTCACCCCTGGCAGGTCTGGCCGACGTGAGGATAGTGACGCGGGCCAAGAGATCATCTGCACACGTTCTCAGCCAACCACCATTCCGACGGCAATAATGTTTCCTCGTGGACCTTTCGAACTGCCACAGATGGGCTAGCTACTTGCCGCGGTTTGGCTGGAGGGGCAAGAGAAGGGAGGTGGATTGAGTTACACATTTGACTACGCTGGAAAATTGTGTTCCATGTAGAAATCGTATCCATGAGTCTACTAAGAAAGAACCCAGCATGCTCAAAACActcggagagagtgagagcgacaaCATGACAAATGGAGAAAGGAAGATGTGGGAGAGGAataaagatgagagagagagagagagaaaggaaggaaggaagggaaaagAAATGTGAATGCCCAGCGGCTTTTCCTTCCCTAATCCCTCCTCACTGTCGTGGGTGTCAAGCAG includes:
- the LOC136950866 gene encoding netrin-3-like, whose product is MREAWRWLLGLCLLTSSASPLGGANPFVGQQTPPDPCYDDTGTARRCIPEFINAAFAKEVGVSSVCGRPPSRSCSVVERSDERPSVRTCHVCDAADPRRHHPPSYLTDLNSAHNLTCWQSENLHASPHNVTLTLSLGKKFEITYVSLQFCSPRPESLAIYKSMDYGKSWTPYQFYSSQCRRMYSRPNKAAITKQNEQEALCTDGHTDLYPLSGGLIAFSTLDGRPSGKDFDNSPVLQDWVTVTDIRVVFSRPQLPRELGLGAGGGGAGAGRDEDPLSVSAALPAYFYAVGDFQVGGRCKCNGHASRCLKDKEGKLVCDCKHNTEGPECDRCKPFHYDRPWQRASAREANECLQMFSGPSLAKTN